A portion of the Mytilus galloprovincialis chromosome 12, xbMytGall1.hap1.1, whole genome shotgun sequence genome contains these proteins:
- the LOC143054072 gene encoding uncharacterized protein LOC143054072 encodes MADITNKVLKYKSYLNASKNDTDKVLHIVRRLSDLPINVDVLQATGIGKTVNGFRKEDGEVGMYAKALVFKWKMMVAEEAIRLEKENEAEVSEDQNDQSERGSESPGSNYSEQRSPSPEEDQSTPRSQSPDSNQSGSRSPSPDNESSDDSHVEKENQHRKNVEGDSRSKNHHDKKAESKPEKAPHRHESSKDRDKRHEIEKHKSSKSEKHESSNDKKSEKSHKEHKSSHSSHHSSDKKLSSDKDKKHSQDKHDKQHKDKHTEEKHRHSQNKSKHSSEKSDIKLDKKDNKETKSDDKKEKNKSDSYKSSKDDKKSESSHRSESHKSSKDDKKSESSHRSESHKSSKDDKKSESSHRSESHKSSKETSDSKHLENEHKSRSRSSETNHKSSSDNKHKSDTDHKRSGDKDIKHSSDKDRKSEQSGSDKKHGSGSHKSDKNSKDEKHLSDKNSDKKHSESHRNSKEEKSEKQSANPSEKFSHRTESSHKNSDHHEKERKKDEKHSGSEKSYKKDEKHFGSEKSVKKDEKHSGSEKSDKKDEKHSGSEKSDKKDEKHSGSEKRNKKDEKHSSSEKSSNEKHRSSRASSKDNSDKKHSSEKSEHERSHKSSEKKDTKNSSENNHRKERSESTDKSRSDKKHSSSSSDKHRSGSKHSSESDRKSKDSDKREKDKKNEKDDKHKHNSDSAHKHQSESDKSHKHQSESDKSHKHRSSSDSKSKDRSESDKKDKHSSRSSHSDKRKRDSDEKANTNSDKHKSASDIMAELAKNIISNCEEKVKYSQSMDSDGNDLTESEQKHEENKIKPLENSWGMGIGDFENDNYNENLEENFSFEDIEKSVKERMKYIDHEAKNYSLDDFDGFADSLLENGLTEGYDSPLLPLPSLKRNKHKKSSSSSRDTDKSNSKKCKVTSESENHKSSKSQKSSGKSNSSGKSFDDTLLADLKKKVKKREVDSKYTELISKFKIKKKGTEGDKSTGNKSSDNKGSKSDAKGSNSVKIKQEKPDKYQQSGSKRKSETQLEKPVTKQIKLESFPSGLPEPMPDYKPKKYIPPPEEIKKGSFFDESVIGTKTYDRTKVYSGKKSTVVPEVYKLQDICMQILMNNIESLDYVGGVPFYILKPVLEKCTPNDLYRLEDCNPHFLEDSDYLWRQHCNKEFKGVDREEMESWRELYWRRSDEREEKLKAIRQSISAAQVKKDPLRQTKLAYVDSMAKPPREVRRQQLKYGTSVNVTGERFRKFTPGMMDVVPLGKSRPVSKAPMMAKTLNMIKKIRK; translated from the exons ATGGCTGACATAACcaacaaagttttaaaatacaaatcGTATTTAAATGCAAGCAAAAATGATACAGACAAG GTGCTTCATATTGTTAGAAGACTATCAGATCTACCAATAAATGTTGATGTTTTGCAG GCAACTGGTATTGGAAAGACTGTGAATGGATTTAGAAAGGAGGATGGTGAAGTGGGGATGTATGCTAAAGCCTTGGTCTTTAAATGGAAAATGATGGTTGCTGAAGAAGCAATACGATTGGAGAAGGAAAATGAGGCTGAAGTCAGTGAAGATCAAAATGACCAATCAGAAAGAGGATCAGAGTCACCTGGAAGTAATTATTCAGAACAAAGGTCACCTTCACCTGAGGAGGACCAATCAACACCCAGATCTCAATCACCTGATAGCAACCAATCAGGAAGTAGATCTCCATCACCTGATAATGAATCTAGTGATGATAGTCATGTggaaaaagaaaatcaacatagGAAAAATGTTGAGGGTGATAGTAGGTCTAAAAACCACCATGATAAAAAAGCAGAAAGTAAACCTGAAAAGGCTCCTCACAGACATGAGTCATCTAAAGATAGGGATAAAAGACATGAAATAGAAAAACACAAATCTAGTAAAAGTGAAAAACATGAGAGTAGTAATgataaaaaatctgaaaaatctcATAAAGAGCACAAGTCATCTCATTCAAGTCATCATTCATCTGATAAAAAACTCTCTAGTGATAAAGATAAAAAACATTCTCaggataaacatgataaacaacaCAAGGACAAACATACAGAGGAAAAACACAGACATAGTCAGAATAAGAGTAAACATTCTAGTGAAAAAAGTGATATAAAGTTGGATAAAAAAgacaataaagaaacaaaatcaGACGATaagaaagagaaaaataaaagtgATAGCTATAAAAGTAGCAAAGATGACAAGAAATCGGAAAGTAGTCATCGAAGTGAAAGCCATAAAAGTAGCAAAGATGACAAGAAATCGGAAAGTAGTCATCGAAGTGAAAGCCATAAAAGTAGCAAAGATGACAAGAAATCGGAAAGTAGTCATCGAAGTGAAAGCCATAAAAGTAGCAAAGAAACATCTGATAGTAAACATTTAGAAAACGAACACAAGAGTAGAAGTCGAAGTAGTGAGACTAATCACAAAAGTAGCTCTGATAACAAACACAAAAGTGATACTGATCATAAACGTTCTGGTGATAAAGATATTAAACACTCAAGTGATAAAGATCGTAAAAGTGAGCAAAGTGGTTCTGATAAAAAACATGGAAGTGGAAGTCACAAGTCTGATAAAAATAGcaaagatgaaaaacatttaagtGACAAAAATTCGGATAAAAAACATAGTGAAAGTCACAGAAATAGTAAGGAAGAAAAGAGTGAAAAACAATCTGCGAATCCAAGCGAAAAATTTTCTCATAGGACTGAAAGTAGCCATAAAAACAGTGATCATCATGAAAAAGAAAGGAAAAAGGATGAAAAGCATTCTGGGAgtgaaaaaagttataaaaaagacGAAAAGCATTTTGGGAGTGAAAAAAGTGTTAAAAAAGACGAAAAGCATTCTGGGAGTgaaaaaagtgataaaaaagaCGAAAAGCATTCTGGGAGTgaaaaaagtgataaaaaagaTGAAAAGCATTCTGGGAgtgaaaaaaggaataaaaaagaCGAAAAGCATTCTAGTAGTgaaaaaagttcaaatgaaaaacATCGTAGTAGTCGTGCATCTAGTAAAGATAATTCTGATAAAAAACACAGCAGTGAGAAAAGTGAACATGAACGATCTCATAAATCTAGTGAAAAGAAAGATACAAAGAACAGTTCAGAGAACAATCACAGGAAAGAGAGATCAGAGTCAACTGATAAAAGTAGGTCAGATAAAAAACACTCCAGTTCTAGTAGTGATAAACATCGTTCAGGATCAAAGCACAGCTCTGAATCTGATAGAAAAAGTAAGGACTCTGATAAAAGAGAGAAAGACAAAAAGAATGAGAAGGATGATAAGCACAAACATAATAGTGATTCTGCTCACAAGCATCAAAGTGAATCAGACAAGTCTCACAAGCATCAAAGTGAATCAGACAAGTCTCACAAACATCGTAGTAGTTCTGATTCTAAAAGCAAGGATCGAAGTGAATCtgataaaaaagataaacattcAAGTCGTTCTAGCCACTCTGATAAACGCAAAAGAGATTCAGATGAAAAAGCAAATACAAATTCAGATAAACATAAGAGCGCAAGTGACATCATGGCAGAACTGGCAAAGAATATAATCTCAAATTGtgaagaaaaagttaaatattctCAATCAATGGATTCAGATGGAAACGATTTGACGGAAAGTGAACAAAAACATGAAGAGAATAAGATCAAACCTTTGGAAAATTCTTGGGGTATGGGTATtggtgattttgaaaatgataattataatgaaaatttgGAGGAGAATTTTTCATTTGAAGATATAGAAAAGAGTGTGAAAGAACGGATGAAATATATTGATCATGAAGCGAAAAACTATAGTCTTGATGATTTTGATGGTTTTGCCGATTCTTTGTTAGAAAATGGATTAACTGAAGGATATGACAGTCCGCTATTACCTCTGCCGTccttaaaaagaaacaaacataaaaaatccTCAAGTTCTAGTCGTGATACTGATAAATCGAATAGTAAAAAGTGCAAAGTTAcaagtgaaagtgaaaatcataaATCTTCAAAATCTCAAAAGTCAAGTGGTAAATCAAACAGCTCAGGGAAGTCATTTGATGATACTCTATTGGCAGACCTGAAAAAGAAAGTAAAGAAAAGAGAGGTGGACAGTAAATATACAGAGTTAATatctaaattcaaaataaaaaagaagggAACAGAAGGGGATAAATCAACTGGAAATAAGTCTTCTGACAACAAGGGAAGTAAATCTGATGCAAAGGGAAGCAACTCAGTAAAGATTAAGCAGGAAAAACCAGACAAATATCAGCAAAGTGGTAGTAAAAGAAAATCTGAAACACAGTTGGAAAAGCCAGTTACTAAGCAG ATCAAACTAGAGAGTTTCCCTAGTGGCCTACCAGAACCAATGCCGGACTATAAACCAAAGAAATATATACCACCACCAGAGGAAATTAAAAAAG GTTCTTTTTTTGACGAGTCTGTGATTGGAACAAAGACTTATGATAGGACAAAGGTGTACTCAGGAAAGAAATCAACTGTAGTTCCAG AGGTGTACAAACTACAAGATATATGTATGCAGATTCTAATGAACAATATAGAAA GTTTAGATTATGTTGGTGGTGTGCCATTCTACATACTGAAGCCTGTGCTAGAGAAATGTACACCTAATGATTTATACAGACTCGAGGATTGTAATCCt caCTTCCTTGAAGATTCAGATTATTTATGGAGACAGCATTGTAACAAGGAATTTAAAGGTGTTGATCGAGAAGAAATGGAATCATGGAGAGAATTATACTGG AGGAGGTCTGATGAGAGAGAAGAGAAACTAAAAGCTATAAGACAAAGCATATCTGCTGCTCAAGTCAAGAAAGATCCAT TGCGACAGACAAAGTTAGCCTATGTAGATTCAATGGCTAAACCACCTCGTGAAGTCAGACGGCAGCAGCTTAAGTATGGTACCAGTGTTAATGTAACAGGAGAAAGGTTTAGAAAATTCACACCAGGCATGATGGATGTTGTCCCATTGGGAAAAT CTAGACCAGTCTCTAAAGCTCCAATGATGGCAAAAACATTAAATATGATAAAGAAAATTAGAAAGTGA